In Bryobacteraceae bacterium, the following proteins share a genomic window:
- a CDS encoding serine hydrolase, translating into MRIWYALLLAAPALWAALPESWPKSRPEEAGMDVRLLDQARAFAEKVEGAGVVVRRGRLVYSWGDAKQRWDLKSSTKSIGATVLALAIADGKVTLDSRAAALHPMFGRPPETNRADWLERITLRHLATQTAGFDKPGGYQPLLFEPGTKWAYSDGGPNWLAECLTLAYRRDLEELLFERVLTPLGITHDDFRWRKNAYRPELIDGIPRREFGSGVHANVDAMARLGLLYLGGGKFRNRQILPWAFVQEARSVVLANEDLPVLAPENYPGAPRHYGLLWWNNNDGSLRGVPSDAYWSWGLYDSLIVVIPSLDLVVARAGKGWGEHAVFSRLEPFLAPIIASIKDKPVNPRPPYPPSPVIESIRWAHPSTIVRRAAGSDNWPSTWGDDDAIYTAYGDGYGFEPLLTEKLGLGFAKITGGPEAFEGINVRSATGENRGSGPHGKKASGMLMADGVLYMLVRNAGNGQLAWSTDHAETWTWADWKFTESFAFPSFLNFGRDYAGARDEYVYVYSIDSDTAYLPSGRIVLARAPKSKIRERGAYEFFERLDGGRPVWTRDIARRGAVFENAPDLCYRTQVTYNAGLKRYIMNQILPGEAPRFAGGFGVYDAPEPWGPWTTAFFTEKWDVGPGESSSFPTKWMSTDGKTMYLVSSGEDHFSLRRAEVRLR; encoded by the coding sequence ATGAGGATCTGGTACGCTTTGTTGCTCGCCGCGCCGGCCCTGTGGGCCGCCCTGCCGGAATCGTGGCCCAAGAGCCGGCCGGAAGAAGCCGGCATGGACGTCCGGCTGCTGGATCAGGCGCGTGCGTTCGCAGAGAAGGTGGAAGGCGCCGGCGTGGTGGTTCGGCGCGGACGGCTCGTCTACTCGTGGGGAGATGCCAAGCAGCGGTGGGACCTGAAATCCTCGACGAAATCCATCGGCGCCACCGTGCTCGCGCTGGCGATCGCGGACGGCAAGGTGACGCTCGACAGCCGCGCCGCCGCACTCCATCCCATGTTCGGCCGGCCCCCGGAGACGAACCGCGCCGATTGGCTTGAGCGCATCACGCTGCGCCACCTGGCCACGCAAACCGCCGGCTTCGACAAGCCGGGCGGCTATCAACCGCTGCTGTTCGAGCCGGGAACGAAGTGGGCCTACAGCGACGGCGGACCCAACTGGCTCGCCGAGTGCCTGACGCTCGCCTACCGGCGGGACCTCGAAGAGCTACTGTTCGAGCGCGTGCTGACTCCGCTCGGCATCACGCACGACGACTTCCGGTGGCGCAAGAACGCCTACCGGCCGGAACTGATCGACGGCATACCGCGGCGTGAGTTCGGCTCCGGCGTGCACGCGAACGTGGACGCAATGGCCCGGCTGGGCCTGCTGTATCTGGGCGGCGGCAAATTCCGGAACCGGCAGATTCTGCCGTGGGCGTTTGTCCAGGAGGCGCGGTCCGTGGTGCTGGCGAACGAGGATCTGCCGGTGCTGGCGCCGGAGAACTACCCCGGTGCACCGCGCCACTACGGCCTCCTATGGTGGAACAACAACGATGGCTCGCTACGCGGCGTGCCGAGCGACGCCTACTGGTCGTGGGGGCTCTACGACAGCCTGATCGTGGTGATCCCGAGCCTGGATCTGGTGGTGGCGCGGGCGGGCAAGGGCTGGGGCGAGCACGCCGTATTCTCGCGGCTGGAACCGTTTCTGGCGCCGATCATCGCCTCGATCAAAGATAAGCCGGTGAACCCGCGGCCGCCATACCCGCCGAGTCCGGTGATTGAATCGATCCGTTGGGCCCACCCATCGACGATCGTGCGGCGCGCGGCGGGCAGCGACAATTGGCCTTCGACGTGGGGCGACGACGATGCCATCTACACGGCCTACGGCGACGGCTACGGCTTCGAACCGCTGCTCACCGAAAAGCTCGGGCTCGGCTTCGCGAAGATCACGGGCGGGCCGGAGGCGTTTGAGGGGATCAACGTCCGTTCGGCGACCGGCGAGAACAGAGGCTCCGGACCGCACGGCAAGAAGGCGAGCGGGATGCTGATGGCGGACGGCGTGTTGTACATGCTGGTGCGCAACGCGGGCAACGGGCAACTGGCGTGGTCCACCGATCATGCCGAGACGTGGACATGGGCGGACTGGAAATTCACCGAGAGCTTCGCCTTCCCATCGTTTCTCAATTTCGGCCGCGACTACGCCGGCGCGCGCGACGAGTACGTCTACGTCTATTCGATCGACTCCGACACGGCGTACCTGCCCTCCGGCCGGATCGTTCTGGCCCGGGCGCCGAAATCGAAGATCCGCGAGCGCGGGGCCTACGAGTTCTTCGAACGGCTGGACGGCGGCCGGCCCGTTTGGACCCGCGACATTGCGCGGCGGGGCGCGGTGTTCGAGAACGCGCCCGATCTCTGCTACCGGACGCAGGTTACCTACAACGCCGGACTGAAGCGTTACATCATGAACCAGATCCTGCCGGGCGAAGCGCCGCGATTCGCCGGCGGGTTCGGCGTGTACGACGCGCCGGAACCGTGGGGTCCCTGGACGACGGCGTTCTTCACCGAAAAGTGGGACGTTGGCCCGGGCGAGAGTTCGAGTTTCCCCACAAAGTGGATGAGCACGGACGGCAAGACGATGTATCTCGTATCATCCGGCGAGGACCACTTCTCGCTGCGTCGGGCGGAGGTCCGGCTGCGATAA
- a CDS encoding methyltransferase: MHAPELPPSAQLMNLIWGKTISAAISGIAKLGVADHMPDGEPVSAEALAAASGAHAHSLYRVMRMLAGLGVFQEFPGQRFALTPVGRCLRSDAADSMRGVAMYFTDSWHMRGYEHMVHSLRTGESGIQKAYGRNAFEVMSDNVSDLENFQAGMSNFSAQEGPLLDPLLDFAGFRRIADIGGGHGALVARILHRNPHLQGVLFDLPAVIAHAPSAASLGCDGRLTLESGSMFERVPAGCDAYIMKHIIHDWSDAHCHAILRLVCDQLARNAAGTGRVFLAEMVVPHTPEPHPAKFLDIEMLSMTPGGCERTESEFKVMFEGAGLEMVGVKTTAGPICLIEGRVAR, translated from the coding sequence ATGCACGCTCCCGAACTACCGCCGTCCGCGCAACTGATGAACCTCATCTGGGGGAAGACAATCTCAGCGGCGATCTCCGGAATCGCCAAGCTCGGCGTCGCCGACCATATGCCCGACGGCGAGCCCGTCTCCGCCGAAGCCCTGGCCGCCGCCTCCGGCGCCCATGCCCACAGCCTGTATCGCGTGATGCGGATGCTCGCCGGGCTTGGCGTGTTTCAGGAGTTCCCCGGACAGCGGTTCGCCCTCACGCCAGTGGGGCGGTGTCTGCGCTCCGACGCGGCGGATTCCATGCGCGGCGTGGCCATGTACTTCACCGATTCCTGGCACATGCGCGGCTACGAGCACATGGTCCACAGCCTCCGCACCGGCGAGAGCGGCATCCAGAAGGCATACGGCCGAAACGCCTTCGAAGTCATGTCCGACAACGTCAGCGACCTCGAGAACTTCCAGGCCGGCATGTCCAACTTCTCCGCCCAGGAAGGCCCGCTGCTGGACCCGCTGCTCGACTTCGCCGGCTTTCGCCGGATCGCCGATATCGGCGGCGGCCACGGGGCGCTGGTGGCGCGAATCCTGCACCGGAATCCGCATCTACAGGGCGTTCTGTTCGACCTGCCGGCGGTGATCGCCCATGCGCCCTCCGCCGCCAGCCTCGGCTGCGACGGCCGGTTGACGCTCGAATCGGGCAGCATGTTCGAGCGTGTTCCGGCCGGCTGCGACGCCTACATCATGAAGCACATCATCCACGATTGGAGCGATGCGCATTGCCACGCGATTCTGCGCCTGGTGTGCGATCAGCTCGCGCGGAACGCCGCCGGGACAGGCCGCGTCTTCCTCGCCGAGATGGTTGTGCCGCATACCCCGGAGCCGCATCCCGCGAAGTTCCTGGACATCGAAATGCTCTCGATGACGCCGGGCGGCTGCGAGCGCACCGAGTCCGAGTTCAAAGTGATGTTCGAAGGCGCCGGATTGGAGATGGTGGGCGTGAAGACGACCGCCGGCCCGATCTGCCTGATCGAGGGACGCGTCGCCCGGTAG
- a CDS encoding sigma 54-interacting transcriptional regulator yields MADTDKQTLTLEAVAGPRQGETFNLDRDEISLGREPTNEIAILDSSISRRHCTILRRGDTIVVRDLDSRNHTFVNDEQVTEHLLFPGDRLRLGKSVFLVRGVGAPAGEAILANGVTVVLKAEGGRYQAPGAELAVDGRLVEGLRLLLRFSSAAADIREEGELRQRIVDTALQAAPADRALLFLAEHGALAGEDFAGADTTVASRSGTAAASPAVSRTIAARVLEDGEAVLTNDVAGDEALQGAESLIVRRVRSVLALPLEAQGSRLGLLYLEASRAGAEFDRDHLELMAAFGRIAALALSGVRRLEWLAAENRRLETELGVETGMIGESAAIRAVHQFIARVAPREANVLIHGESGTGKELVARAIHHNSPRSGGPFVAINCAAITETLLESELFGHEKGAFTGAVSLKKGKLEVAAGGTVFLDEIGELAPSLQAKLLRVLQEREMERVGGTRPIQLDIRLIAATNRDLREEARQHRFREDLYYRLNVVSITMPPLRERKSDIPLLAAFFAKRHGEKQKRRITGISGKARACLAAYDWPGNVRELENVIERAVVLGVTDEILPEDLPDAVLEEAAPDGEPVSALHEIIKEAKKQAIQRAIEQAGGNYTEAAGLLGVHPNHLFRLIRTLNLKAKRARG; encoded by the coding sequence TTGGCTGATACCGATAAACAAACGCTCACTTTGGAGGCCGTCGCCGGCCCGCGCCAGGGCGAAACGTTTAATCTCGACCGCGACGAGATTTCTCTCGGCCGCGAGCCAACCAACGAAATCGCCATCCTCGATTCGTCGATCTCCCGCCGTCATTGCACCATCCTCCGCCGTGGCGACACAATCGTTGTCCGCGACCTCGATAGCCGCAATCACACCTTCGTCAACGACGAGCAGGTGACCGAGCACTTGCTGTTCCCAGGCGATCGGCTCCGCCTCGGCAAATCCGTTTTTCTGGTGCGCGGCGTGGGAGCGCCTGCCGGCGAAGCCATCCTGGCAAATGGGGTTACGGTAGTTCTGAAAGCGGAAGGGGGCCGCTACCAGGCGCCCGGCGCCGAACTCGCCGTTGACGGCCGGCTGGTGGAAGGCCTTCGCCTTCTTCTGCGCTTCAGCAGCGCAGCCGCCGACATCCGCGAGGAGGGCGAACTCCGTCAGCGCATTGTCGACACCGCCCTCCAGGCGGCGCCCGCGGACCGTGCGCTGCTGTTCCTGGCCGAACACGGCGCGCTTGCCGGTGAGGATTTCGCTGGCGCTGACACCACCGTGGCCAGCCGCTCCGGGACCGCCGCCGCCAGCCCCGCGGTGAGCCGCACCATCGCCGCTCGCGTGCTTGAAGACGGTGAAGCCGTGCTCACCAACGATGTCGCCGGCGACGAGGCCCTGCAGGGAGCCGAAAGTCTCATCGTCCGGCGCGTGCGGTCCGTGCTCGCCTTGCCTCTCGAGGCGCAGGGCAGCCGCCTGGGCCTGCTTTACCTGGAAGCGTCTCGCGCGGGCGCCGAGTTTGATCGCGATCACCTCGAACTGATGGCAGCCTTTGGGCGCATCGCCGCCCTCGCGCTATCCGGCGTGCGGCGCCTCGAGTGGCTGGCCGCCGAGAACCGGCGCCTCGAAACCGAACTTGGCGTCGAAACCGGCATGATCGGGGAAAGCGCCGCGATCCGCGCCGTGCACCAGTTCATCGCCCGCGTGGCGCCGCGCGAGGCCAACGTGCTCATCCACGGCGAAAGCGGCACCGGCAAGGAACTCGTCGCGCGCGCCATCCACCACAACAGCCCACGTTCCGGCGGGCCCTTCGTCGCCATCAACTGCGCGGCGATCACGGAAACGCTCCTCGAAAGCGAACTTTTCGGCCATGAGAAGGGCGCCTTTACCGGCGCCGTGAGCCTCAAGAAGGGGAAGCTCGAAGTGGCCGCCGGCGGTACCGTGTTCCTGGACGAGATCGGCGAACTGGCGCCGAGTTTGCAGGCGAAGCTTCTGCGCGTGCTGCAGGAACGCGAAATGGAGCGCGTGGGCGGGACGCGTCCGATCCAACTCGATATCCGCCTCATCGCCGCCACCAATCGCGACCTTCGCGAGGAGGCCCGCCAGCACCGCTTCCGCGAGGATCTCTACTACCGCCTGAACGTCGTATCGATCACGATGCCGCCGCTGCGGGAGCGCAAGTCCGACATTCCGCTGCTCGCCGCCTTCTTCGCGAAGCGGCACGGCGAGAAGCAGAAGCGCCGCATCACGGGGATTTCGGGCAAGGCCCGAGCCTGCCTGGCGGCGTACGACTGGCCTGGCAACGTCCGCGAACTGGAGAACGTCATCGAACGCGCCGTGGTGCTCGGCGTCACCGACGAAATCCTGCCCGAGGATCTCCCGGACGCCGTGCTCGAGGAAGCCGCGCCCGACGGCGAACCCGTCTCCGCGCTGCACGAAATCATCAAGGAAGCGAAGAAGCAGGCCATCCAACGCGCCATCGAACAAGCCGGTGGCAACTACACGGAAGCGGCCGGGCTCCTCGGAGTTCATCCGAACCACCTGTTCCGCCTCATCCGGACGTTGAATCTCAAAGCCAAGCGCGCCCGCGGATAG
- a CDS encoding DnaJ domain-containing protein yields MSAPIAAFVDHYQVLGVEPKADTAAIHAAYTALATRHKEAGDKEAYDAVTGSYEVLADPEGRKAFDAVRLGSGSESVPLIFDPEDFFPKLAGDADRRLCLLCVLYNRRRQSPRVPGFPVRMLEKVVKITETELTIDMWFLKEKGYMTADDKSALMITVPGIEFLERERPTHEQIERFLVRQEIPRGPEAAVAQPHPDSHGDKRPKVGLLAGKEPLKINIPKSLSKLKPPTSPAH; encoded by the coding sequence ATGAGTGCACCGATTGCCGCCTTCGTCGACCACTACCAAGTCCTGGGCGTTGAGCCCAAGGCCGATACCGCCGCCATCCACGCGGCCTACACCGCCCTGGCCACGCGGCACAAGGAGGCCGGCGACAAGGAGGCCTACGATGCCGTCACCGGGTCTTACGAGGTGCTTGCCGATCCGGAGGGCCGCAAGGCCTTCGACGCCGTCCGGCTCGGATCAGGGTCGGAGAGTGTGCCGCTCATTTTCGATCCGGAGGACTTCTTCCCGAAACTGGCCGGCGACGCGGACCGCCGCCTCTGCCTGTTGTGCGTCCTCTACAACCGCCGCCGCCAGTCGCCGCGCGTACCTGGCTTTCCGGTCCGCATGCTCGAGAAGGTGGTCAAGATCACCGAAACCGAACTGACCATCGACATGTGGTTCCTGAAGGAGAAGGGCTACATGACCGCCGACGACAAGAGCGCGCTGATGATCACCGTCCCCGGCATCGAGTTCCTCGAGCGCGAAAGGCCCACCCACGAACAGATCGAGCGCTTCCTGGTCCGGCAGGAGATCCCGCGCGGGCCGGAGGCCGCGGTCGCCCAGCCTCACCCGGATTCCCACGGCGACAAAAGACCCAAAGTCGGCCTGCTTGCCGGTAAGGAACCCCTCAAGATCAACATCCCGAAATCGCTCTCGAAATTGAAGCCGCCCACCTCCCCGGCCCACTAG